A portion of the Homalodisca vitripennis isolate AUS2020 chromosome 2, UT_GWSS_2.1, whole genome shotgun sequence genome contains these proteins:
- the LOC124354234 gene encoding histone-lysine N-methyltransferase E(z) gives MSSNKQKVSAEWKKRVKSEYMRLRQIKRHKRADEVKVAWNNNQAKMEDLLVEEQKKWLNSKAHWVHQKEPPSHVSCMKKAEVSRSDGQTLSVPIKVINAVTPIPTMYTWAPIQQNFMVEDETVLHNIPYMGDEILDGDGTFIEELIKNYDGKVHGEREAGFIDDTIFVELVNALVHFQVKDQEEAEASSDSAKAVPGPSTPQKSTNKTSDKSFPAPVIFQAISAMFPDKGKPEELREKYRELTVRLDPNALPPECTPNIDGPTAESVPRAQTMHSYHTLFCRRCFKYDCFLHRLKVHHPGPNLAKRKGPDLKMSSEPCGTDCYMLLEGMQEKLAAAAKSAAAEQVREEMEEQNGTKGEGSVPRKVRKQTSVDSGNEASSEDSNDSKEMKMEEGEGEGSGGEMVSQQAGGFSLLPLMGMEHSQEWTGSDQSLFRVLHKVFLNNYCAIGQVMLTKTCQQVYQFAQKEAADVEVMESMKDFTPPRKKKKKHRLWSMHCRKIQLKKDSSSNHVHNFTPCDHPASQPCDLNCPCIATQNFCEKFCQCSSDCQNRFPGCRCKAQCNTKQCPCYLAVRECDPDLCQTCGADHFDIQKITCKNVSVQRGLHKHLLMAPSDVAGWGIFLKDSAQKNEFISEYCGEIISQDEADRRGKVYDKYMCSFLFNLNNDFVVDATRKGNKIRFANHSINPNCYAKVMMVNGDHRIGIFAKRAIQPGEELFFDYRYGPTEQLKFVGIEREMEFL, from the exons ATGTCCTCAAATAAGCAGAAAGTGTCAGCAGAGTGGAAGAAGCGGGTCAAGTCTGAGTATATGCGCCTCAGGCAGATCAAGCGGCACAAGCGAGCAGATGAAGTTAAGGTTGCATGGAACAATAACCAGGCCAAGATGGAAG ATTTACTGGTGGAGGAGCAGAAGAAATGGCTTAACAGTAAGGCACATTGGGTACACCAGAAGGAGCCTCCATCTCATGTCTCCTGTATGAAAAAGGCGGAGGTGTCGAGATCAGATGGCCAGACACTCAGTGTACCTATCAAGGTGATCAATGCAGTGACGCCTATTCCTACAATGTATACCTGGGCCCCCATTCAGCAGAATTTCATG GTGGAGGATGAGACAGTTCTGCACAACATTCCGTACATGGGGGACGAGATTCTGGATGGGGACGGGACATTCATTGAAGAGTTAATAAAGAACTACGACGGAAAGGTTCATGGCGAGAGAGAAGCTGGATTCATAGACGACACTATCTTCGTGGAGCTTGTCAATGCTCTGGTGCACTTTCAGGTCAAGGATCAG GAGGAAGCAGAAGCATCATCAGACAGTGCCAAGGCAGTGCCCGGGCCCTCTACCCCACAGAAGAGCACCAACAAGACATCAGACAAGTCGTTCCCTGCTCCAGTCATATTCCAGGCTATCTCAGCGATGTTCCCAGATAAAGGAAAACCTGAGGAACTGAGGGAGAA GTACAGGGAGTTGACGGTGCGGTTGGACCCGAATGCACTGCCGCCTGAGTGTACACCAAACATTGACGGCCCTACGGCAGAGTCAGTACCTCGTGCCCAGACGATGCACTCGTACCACACACTCTTCTGTCGCCGCTGCTTCAAGTACGACTGCTTCCTGCACA GACTTAAAGTTCATCACCCAGGACCCAACCTGGCCAAACGTAAAGGTCCTGACCTTAAGATGTCATCGGAACCATGTGGTACGGATTGCTACATGTTGCTG GAAGGTATGCAAGAGAAGTTGGCTGCTGCTGCCAAGTCTGCGGCTGCTGAGCAGGTTAGGGAAGAGATGGAGGAGCAGAATGGTACCAAGGGAGAGGGTTCTGTGCCACGCAAAGTGCGCAAACAGACGTCGGTGGATTCAGGCAATGAAGCGAGCTCAGAGGACAGCAACGACAGTAAAG AGATGAAGATGGAGGAGGGTGAAGGGGAGGGTAGTGGAGGAGAGATGGTGTCACAGCAGGCCGGAGGGTTCTCCTTGTTGCCCCTCATGGGTATGGAGCACAGTCAGGAGTGGACCGGCAGTGACCAGAGCCTGTTCCGTGTGCTCCACAAGGTCTTTCTTAACAACTACTGTGCTATCGGCCAGGTCATGCTCACCAAAACTTGTCAGCAG GTGTACCAGTTTGCCCAGAAGGAAGCAGCAGACGTTGAAGTAATGGAATCTATGAAGGACTTCACACCACccaggaagaagaagaagaagcacCGCCTGTGGTCCATGCATTGTCGCAAGATTCAACTGAAGAAGGATAGCAGCAGCAATCATGTGCACAACTTTACACCCTGTGACCACCCGGCCTCTCAGCCCTGCGATCTCAACTGTCCCTGTATTGCCACACAAAATTTCTGTGAGAAATTTTGCCAGTGCAGTTCTGATT GTCAGAACCGGTTCCCTGGGTGCCGCTGCAAGGCTCAGTGTAACACCAAACAGTGTCCCTGTTACTTGGCAGTGAGAGAGTGTGACCCTGATCTTTGTCAAACCTGTGGTGCTGACCACTTTGACATCCAGAAAATTACCTGCAAGAATGTCAGTGTGCAACGTGGCCTGC ACAAACATCTTCTGATGGCACCCTCAGATGTGGCTGGCTGGGGAATATTCCTGAAGGATTCAGCTCAGAAGAATGAGTTCATCAGCGAGTACTGCGGAGAGATTATCTCCCAGGATGAGGCAGACCGAAGGGGCAAGGTTTACGACAAGTATATGTGCAGCTTCCTCTTCAATCTCAACAATG ACTTTGTAGTGGATGCCACTCGAAAAGGGAACAAAATCCGCTTTGCCAACCACTCCATCAACCCTAATTGCTATGCCAAGGTCATGATGGTCAACGGAGACCATCGCATTGGGATTTTTGCCAAGAGGGCTATCCAGCCTGGCGAGGAGCTGTTCTTTGACTACAG